One genomic window of Monodelphis domestica isolate mMonDom1 chromosome 1, mMonDom1.pri, whole genome shotgun sequence includes the following:
- the LOC107650768 gene encoding speedy protein E4-like encodes MSLEFCSCYLKLRGSVRTESQSCAVISLLTLVTHTQRAWSFLFLRAENTDLETNTFPFGSSWGGGCREAKVLWSAPTVSQKPSPALMIKEEAPGPSASLIPTSSLPRIQGLKRKHSDLTFTGTQDRWAVKGMFGLKMQLKRRRVPSVRPGDHKAFNRLLAQYSLPASPSIEDPVVQSFLAWDRKLRVSDKYLLAMIIAYFARAGRPPWQYQRLHFFLALYLANDMEEDRQGPKHGMFAFLFGQDSTQRAKFQWLRAQLFQAIGWKAWVTREECEEIQAYQPEHWVWKRDRALLQ; translated from the exons ATGTCATTAGAGTTCTGTAGCTGCTACTTGAAACTCAGGGGCTCAGTGAGGACTGAGTCTCAGAGCTGTGCAGTCATATCTCTTTTGACCTTGGTTACTCATACTCAGAGGGCTtggtcctttctttttcttagagcGGAGAACACTGATCTGGAGACAAATACATTCCCATTTGGAAGCAGCTGGGGTGGAGGTTGCAGAGAGGCCAAAGTTCTGtgg AGTGCCCCCACTGTCTCCCAAAAACCTTCTCCAGCACTAATGATCAAAGAAGAAGCCCCAGGACCTTCAG CTTCCTTGATACCTACTAGCTCACTTCCCAGGATTCAAGGCCTGAAGAGGAAACATTCAGACTTGACATTCACAGGAACCCAGGATAGGTGGGCTGTGAAGGGCATGTTTGGTCTCAAAATGCAATTGAAGAGACGCAGGGTGCCCTCAGTACGGCCTGGGGATCACAAAGCCTTCAATAGGCTGCTAG CCCAATACAGCCTCCCTGCATCTCCCTCCATAGAGGACCCTGTTGTCCAGAGCTTCTTGGCCTGGGACAGAAAACTTCGGGTGTCAGACAAG TACCTCCTGGCAATGATCATAGCCTATTTTGCCCGGGCTGGTCGACCTCCCTGGCAATACCAGCGTCTCCATTTTTTCCTGGCTCT CTACCTAGCCAATGACATGGAGGAAGATCGCCAAGGGCCAAAGCATGGCATGTTTGCCTTTCTCTTTGGGCAAGACAGCACCCAGCGTGCCAAGTTCCAGTGGCTTCGGGCCCAGCTCTTCCAAGCCATTGGTTGGAAGGCTTGGGTTACCCGAGAGGAGTGTGAGGAG attcaGGCATATCAGCCTGAACACTGGGTGTGGAAACGTGATCGGGCCCTCCTTCAGTAG